In Capsicum annuum cultivar UCD-10X-F1 chromosome 11, UCD10Xv1.1, whole genome shotgun sequence, one genomic interval encodes:
- the LOC107847487 gene encoding alpha-L-fucosidase 1 isoform X2, whose amino-acid sequence MIKNNNPIKQFLKIIIKICFIVLFQFSTTSESSLPKPPPIPVLPIPKSRQISWNIAEMAIFLHFGMNTFTGKEWGKGDVDPLIFNPTLLNATQWVTVAKDFGFKRVLLTAKHHDGFCLWPSKYTDYSVKSSSWRNGYGDVVGELADAARKSGLELGLYLSPWDRHEHCYGETLEYNEYYMGQMTELLTRYGEVTYVFLDGAKGEGEKDMEYFFDDWFSLIHQLQPGASIFTDAGPDTRWVGNENGVAGTTCWSLFNGSAVTIGGDNDRIYTSEGDAFGQDWMPAVCDVSIRTGWFWHESEKPKSAMTLLDLYYKSVGRNCPLLLNVPPNSSGLISDEDIQVLEEFSKLRNSIFSHNFAESALVSASSTRGDSSDSQFAPMNVIEEGLYTYWTPDQEQQSDWTLYLEFQQAITFNVLGLQEPIQMGQRISEFHLDMLDENGKWQHVVSGTTIGYRRLLLFPTVKSHLLRLVIDKSRACPLISHIGIYMDSYSVTQHVSDTHNKSKFIDNFVFRRTAYNQSRSASI is encoded by the exons ATGATAAAGAACAACAACCCCATTAAACAATTCctcaaaataatcataaaaatatgttttattgttttatttcaattttcaacaACTTCAGAATCTTCACTTCCAAAGCCACCACCAATTCCAGTTTTACCAATCCCAAAATCCCGCCAAATTTCATGGAATATTGCAGAAATGGCAATTTTTTTACACTTTGGTATGAACACTTTTACAGGTAAAGAATGGGGTAAAGGTGATGTTGATCCATTAATATTTAACCCCACTTTGTTAAATGCAACACAATGGGTAACTGTAGCTAAAGATTTTGGTTTTAAGAGAGTACTTTTAACTGCTAAGCATCATGATGGTTTTTGTCTTTGGCCTTCAAAGTATACTGATTATTCTGTTAAGTCAAGTTCTTGGAGAAATGGGtatggtgatgttgttggtgaatTGGCTGATGCTGCAAGAAAGAGTGGATTGGAATTGGGGTTGTATCTTTCTCCATGGGATAGACATGAACATTGTTATGGGGAGACTCTTGAGTATAATGAATATTATATGGGACAAATGACTGAGTTGCTTACTAG ATATGGAGAGGTTACATATGTTTTTTTAGATGGCGCAAAAGGTGAAGGCGAGAAGGATATGGAGTATTTCTTTGATGATTGGTTTAGCCTTATTCATCAACTCCAACCTGGAGCTTCGATTTTCACTGATGCTGGTCCCGATACGAGGTGGGTCGGGAACGAGAATGGTGTAGCTGGAACCACTTGCTGGTCCCTTTTCAACGGGAGTGCTGTCACGATTGGTGGTGATAATGATCGCAT ATATACGTCGGAGGGGGATGCCTTTGGCCAAGACTGGATGCCTGCCGTGTGTGATGTGTCCATCCGAACTGGTTGGTTTTGGCATGAATCCGAAAAGCCAAAAAGTGCAATGACTCTTCTGGATTTGTATTACAAATCAGTCGGTAGAAACTGTCCGTTGTTGTTAAATGTACCCCCAAACTCATCCGGTCTCATATCAGACGAAGATATACAAGTCCTCGAAGAGTTCTCCAAGCTTCGTAATTCTATATTCTCCCATAATTTTGCGGAATCTGCTCTTGTTTCTGCCAGCAGTACACGAGGAGATTCGAGTGATTCTCAGTTTGCGCCCATGAATGTAATCGAGGAAGGATTATATACGTATTGGACACCAGATCAGGAACAACAATCAGACTGGACACTCTATTTAGAATTTCAACAGGCTATAACTTTCAATGTCTTGGGACTTCAAGAACCAATTCAAATGGGGCAGCGGATTAGCGAGTTTCATCTCGATATGTTAGATGAAAATGGGAAATGGCAACACGTGGTAAGTGGAACGACAATAGGATACCGAAGACTGTTACTCTTTCCGACAGTGAAATCCCACCTGCTAAGGTTGGTTATCGACAAGTCCAGGGCGTGCCCTCTAATCTCACACATCGGAATTTACATGGATTCCTATTCTGTTACTCAACATGTCTCCGATACACACAACAAATCAAAGTTCATCGACAACTTTGTTTTCCGGAGAACTGCATACAACCAGTCTCGATCTGCTTCCATCTAA
- the LOC107847487 gene encoding alpha-L-fucosidase 1 isoform X1: protein MIKNNNPIKQFLKIIIKICFIVLFQFSTTSESSLPKPPPIPVLPIPKSRQISWNIAEMAIFLHFGMNTFTGKEWGKGDVDPLIFNPTLLNATQWVTVAKDFGFKRVLLTAKHHDGFCLWPSKYTDYSVKSSSWRNGYGDVVGELADAARKSGLELGLYLSPWDRHEHCYGETLEYNEYYMGQMTELLTSNHFRSPRCQKTLLSRYGEVTYVFLDGAKGEGEKDMEYFFDDWFSLIHQLQPGASIFTDAGPDTRWVGNENGVAGTTCWSLFNGSAVTIGGDNDRIYTSEGDAFGQDWMPAVCDVSIRTGWFWHESEKPKSAMTLLDLYYKSVGRNCPLLLNVPPNSSGLISDEDIQVLEEFSKLRNSIFSHNFAESALVSASSTRGDSSDSQFAPMNVIEEGLYTYWTPDQEQQSDWTLYLEFQQAITFNVLGLQEPIQMGQRISEFHLDMLDENGKWQHVVSGTTIGYRRLLLFPTVKSHLLRLVIDKSRACPLISHIGIYMDSYSVTQHVSDTHNKSKFIDNFVFRRTAYNQSRSASI, encoded by the exons ATGATAAAGAACAACAACCCCATTAAACAATTCctcaaaataatcataaaaatatgttttattgttttatttcaattttcaacaACTTCAGAATCTTCACTTCCAAAGCCACCACCAATTCCAGTTTTACCAATCCCAAAATCCCGCCAAATTTCATGGAATATTGCAGAAATGGCAATTTTTTTACACTTTGGTATGAACACTTTTACAGGTAAAGAATGGGGTAAAGGTGATGTTGATCCATTAATATTTAACCCCACTTTGTTAAATGCAACACAATGGGTAACTGTAGCTAAAGATTTTGGTTTTAAGAGAGTACTTTTAACTGCTAAGCATCATGATGGTTTTTGTCTTTGGCCTTCAAAGTATACTGATTATTCTGTTAAGTCAAGTTCTTGGAGAAATGGGtatggtgatgttgttggtgaatTGGCTGATGCTGCAAGAAAGAGTGGATTGGAATTGGGGTTGTATCTTTCTCCATGGGATAGACATGAACATTGTTATGGGGAGACTCTTGAGTATAATGAATATTATATGGGACAAATGACTGAGTTGCTTACTAG CAATCACTTCCGATCTCCACGGTGCCAAAAAACACTGTTGAGCAGATATGGAGAGGTTACATATGTTTTTTTAGATGGCGCAAAAGGTGAAGGCGAGAAGGATATGGAGTATTTCTTTGATGATTGGTTTAGCCTTATTCATCAACTCCAACCTGGAGCTTCGATTTTCACTGATGCTGGTCCCGATACGAGGTGGGTCGGGAACGAGAATGGTGTAGCTGGAACCACTTGCTGGTCCCTTTTCAACGGGAGTGCTGTCACGATTGGTGGTGATAATGATCGCAT ATATACGTCGGAGGGGGATGCCTTTGGCCAAGACTGGATGCCTGCCGTGTGTGATGTGTCCATCCGAACTGGTTGGTTTTGGCATGAATCCGAAAAGCCAAAAAGTGCAATGACTCTTCTGGATTTGTATTACAAATCAGTCGGTAGAAACTGTCCGTTGTTGTTAAATGTACCCCCAAACTCATCCGGTCTCATATCAGACGAAGATATACAAGTCCTCGAAGAGTTCTCCAAGCTTCGTAATTCTATATTCTCCCATAATTTTGCGGAATCTGCTCTTGTTTCTGCCAGCAGTACACGAGGAGATTCGAGTGATTCTCAGTTTGCGCCCATGAATGTAATCGAGGAAGGATTATATACGTATTGGACACCAGATCAGGAACAACAATCAGACTGGACACTCTATTTAGAATTTCAACAGGCTATAACTTTCAATGTCTTGGGACTTCAAGAACCAATTCAAATGGGGCAGCGGATTAGCGAGTTTCATCTCGATATGTTAGATGAAAATGGGAAATGGCAACACGTGGTAAGTGGAACGACAATAGGATACCGAAGACTGTTACTCTTTCCGACAGTGAAATCCCACCTGCTAAGGTTGGTTATCGACAAGTCCAGGGCGTGCCCTCTAATCTCACACATCGGAATTTACATGGATTCCTATTCTGTTACTCAACATGTCTCCGATACACACAACAAATCAAAGTTCATCGACAACTTTGTTTTCCGGAGAACTGCATACAACCAGTCTCGATCTGCTTCCATCTAA